A genomic region of Mycobacteriales bacterium contains the following coding sequences:
- a CDS encoding GNAT family N-acetyltransferase, producing IGLLGDCFAEYPGCVLDVDREEPWLRAPATGYAGWGGQLWVVTLDDTVAACVGLKPHGETSELKNLYVGAPARRGGLGARLTGIVEDAARAAGAHRMELWSDTRFLDAHRLYERLGYRRTGRTRELHDLSDTVEYEFDKPLRSAPGGDREPMRRTDGPA from the coding sequence CATCGGGCTGCTGGGTGACTGCTTCGCCGAATACCCCGGCTGCGTGCTCGACGTCGATCGCGAGGAGCCGTGGCTGCGGGCGCCCGCGACCGGGTACGCCGGCTGGGGTGGGCAGCTGTGGGTGGTGACGCTCGACGACACCGTGGCGGCCTGCGTCGGCCTCAAACCGCACGGCGAGACCAGCGAGCTGAAGAACCTCTACGTCGGCGCGCCGGCGCGCCGCGGCGGCCTGGGCGCCCGGCTCACCGGCATCGTGGAGGACGCCGCCCGCGCCGCCGGCGCGCACCGCATGGAACTCTGGTCGGACACCCGGTTCCTCGACGCCCACCGGCTCTACGAGCGGCTCGGCTACCGCCGTACCGGTCGTACGCGTGAGCTGCACGACCTGTCCGACACCGTGGAGTACGAGTTCGACAAGCCGCTGCGATCCGCTCCAGGCGGGGACCGCGAGCCGATGCGCAGAACTGACGGACCCGCGTAG